The proteins below are encoded in one region of Vibrio sp. ED004:
- a CDS encoding TRAP transporter large permease, whose amino-acid sequence MDLSIGVWLLGLFLFMIAISMPIAIAIAMSSLTIMYFILPFEVASITAGQKIITGIDSFSLLAIPFFILAGNIMNVGGIANRLINLAKLLVGWIPGSLFHVNIFANMMFGAVSGSAVAAAAAVGKTLGPELEKDGYDKNLATAVNVASCPAGLLIPPSNSLIVFSVVSGGTSVAALFIAGYVPGILMGLSCMVVAYFIAKKKGYKTSANDGFTTKDVLNIVWQATPSLGLIVVVIGGIIGGVFTATEGACIAVLYSFILSLCYRTLKWEHFPVICRETVQVTGIMLFLIGASTIMSWAMAFTGLPTMISDWMLSISDNPIIIFILMNLILLIVGMFMDLTPAVLIFTPIFMPIAEHLGMHPIHFAMMIIFNLCIGIATPPVGTALFVGCSVSGSKIENVIRSIMPFCAVLIVTLLAITFIPEISLALPRAFGLIN is encoded by the coding sequence ATGGATTTGTCCATTGGTGTTTGGCTGCTAGGCCTCTTCTTATTCATGATCGCGATAAGCATGCCCATTGCGATTGCAATTGCTATGTCATCTTTAACGATCATGTATTTCATCTTACCTTTTGAAGTCGCAAGTATTACTGCGGGTCAAAAAATTATTACCGGTATCGATAGTTTCAGTTTATTAGCAATCCCTTTCTTTATCCTCGCTGGGAATATAATGAATGTGGGTGGTATAGCGAATCGACTGATCAACCTTGCAAAGCTCTTGGTGGGTTGGATTCCTGGTTCACTTTTTCACGTTAATATCTTTGCAAATATGATGTTTGGCGCCGTTTCAGGATCAGCCGTTGCAGCTGCAGCTGCGGTTGGCAAAACCTTAGGCCCTGAATTAGAAAAAGATGGTTATGATAAAAACTTAGCAACAGCAGTAAACGTTGCATCTTGCCCAGCGGGTTTATTAATACCGCCGAGTAATTCGCTGATCGTATTTTCAGTGGTATCGGGTGGAACATCCGTTGCGGCACTGTTTATCGCAGGTTATGTCCCAGGTATTTTAATGGGTCTAAGTTGTATGGTCGTAGCCTATTTTATCGCTAAAAAGAAAGGCTATAAAACAAGTGCCAATGACGGATTTACAACGAAAGATGTGCTCAATATTGTTTGGCAAGCAACACCAAGCTTAGGGCTTATTGTTGTTGTTATTGGCGGTATTATTGGTGGTGTGTTCACTGCAACAGAAGGGGCGTGTATAGCGGTTCTTTACTCTTTTATACTGTCACTCTGTTACCGAACCCTCAAGTGGGAGCACTTCCCGGTAATTTGTAGAGAAACCGTTCAGGTGACTGGCATTATGTTGTTCTTGATTGGTGCTTCTACGATTATGTCATGGGCAATGGCGTTTACAGGTCTACCAACAATGATCAGTGATTGGATGCTCTCTATTTCTGACAATCCGATTATCATCTTTATTCTGATGAATTTGATTCTACTGATTGTGGGTATGTTTATGGATCTAACGCCAGCCGTATTGATCTTTACCCCTATCTTTATGCCGATAGCCGAGCATTTAGGCATGCATCCCATTCACTTTGCGATGATGATTATCTTCAACTTATGTATTGGCATTGCAACGCCACCCGTCGGTACTGCGCTATTTGTAGGTTGTAGTGTCAGTGGCTCTAAAATTGAGAATGTTATAAGAAGTATCATGCCGTTTTGCGCCGTATTGATCGTCACATTGTTGGCCATTACTTTTATTCCAGAAATCAGCCTGGCTCTTCCTCGTGCATTTGGGTTAATCAATTAA